From a single Hymenobacter sp. YIM 151500-1 genomic region:
- a CDS encoding L-piperidine-6-carboxylate dehydrogenase: MKQAFEEAAATGTDVQEHDPHGIDQVLRELGVEAHNPAWSTGLAWGEASTTNSRTIYSPTNGRRIGAVALATPADYDHVVRTAQAAFQTWRLVPAPKRGEIVRQIGNKLREYKEPLGKLVSYEMGKILQEGLGEVQEMIDICDFAVGLSRQLHGLTMHSERPAHRMYEQWHPLGVVGIISAFNFPVAVWSWNAMLAAVCGDVCIWKPSEKTPLVAVAVQHILADVLRDNSLPEGIFNLVIGDAEIGAQLAADERVPLVSATGSTRMGKKVGEVVGARLGRALLELGGNNAIILTEHADLDMVMRAVVFGAVGTAGQRCTTTRRLIIHSSIYEDVKARLLKIYPNLPIGHPLQEGTLVGPLIDRQAVEAFGNALAAVQQEGGRLLIGGEVLAGEGYETGTYVRPALVEAENHYHTVQEETFAPILYLIRYRGGVEEAIALQNGVRQGLSSSIFTLNMREAEAFLSATGSDCGIANVNIGTSGAEIGGAFGGEKETGGGRESGSDAWRAYMRRQTNTINYSTQLPLAQGIRFDV; this comes from the coding sequence ATGAAACAAGCCTTTGAAGAAGCTGCCGCCACCGGCACCGACGTGCAGGAGCACGACCCGCACGGCATAGACCAGGTGCTGCGCGAGCTGGGCGTCGAAGCCCACAACCCCGCCTGGAGCACCGGCCTCGCGTGGGGCGAGGCTTCCACTACCAACTCCCGCACCATCTACTCGCCCACCAACGGCCGCCGCATTGGGGCGGTAGCCCTGGCCACCCCCGCCGACTACGACCACGTGGTGCGCACGGCCCAGGCCGCGTTTCAGACGTGGCGGCTGGTGCCCGCGCCCAAGCGCGGCGAGATTGTGCGCCAGATTGGTAACAAGCTGCGCGAGTACAAAGAGCCCCTGGGCAAGCTGGTGAGCTACGAAATGGGCAAAATCCTGCAGGAAGGCCTGGGCGAGGTGCAGGAGATGATTGACATCTGCGACTTTGCCGTGGGCCTGTCGCGCCAGCTGCACGGCCTGACCATGCACTCGGAGCGGCCCGCCCACCGCATGTACGAGCAGTGGCACCCGCTGGGCGTGGTGGGCATCATCTCGGCCTTCAACTTCCCGGTGGCCGTGTGGAGCTGGAACGCCATGCTGGCCGCCGTGTGCGGCGACGTTTGCATCTGGAAGCCCTCGGAGAAAACCCCGCTGGTGGCCGTAGCCGTGCAGCACATCCTGGCCGACGTGCTGCGCGACAACAGCCTGCCCGAAGGCATTTTCAACCTGGTGATTGGGGATGCCGAAATTGGGGCCCAACTGGCCGCCGATGAGCGGGTGCCGCTGGTATCGGCTACGGGCAGTACCCGCATGGGCAAGAAAGTAGGGGAAGTGGTTGGGGCCCGCCTGGGCCGGGCCCTGCTGGAGCTGGGCGGCAACAACGCCATCATTCTCACCGAGCACGCCGACCTCGACATGGTCATGCGCGCCGTGGTGTTCGGGGCCGTGGGCACGGCCGGGCAGCGCTGCACCACCACCCGCCGCCTCATCATCCACAGCTCGATTTATGAGGACGTGAAGGCCCGCCTGCTGAAAATCTACCCCAACCTACCCATCGGCCACCCCTTGCAGGAAGGCACGCTGGTGGGGCCGCTCATTGATCGGCAGGCCGTGGAAGCATTTGGCAACGCCCTGGCCGCCGTGCAGCAGGAGGGTGGCCGGCTGCTCATCGGGGGCGAGGTGCTGGCGGGGGAAGGCTACGAAACCGGCACTTACGTGCGGCCCGCCCTGGTAGAAGCCGAAAACCACTACCACACGGTGCAGGAAGAAACCTTCGCGCCCATTCTGTACCTGATTCGCTACCGCGGCGGGGTAGAAGAAGCCATTGCCCTGCAAAACGGGGTGCGCCAGGGCCTCTCGTCCAGCATCTTCACCCTGAACATGCGCGAGGCCGAGGCCTTCCTCAGCGCCACCGGCTCCGACTGCGGCATTGCCAACGTCAACATCGGCACGAGCGGGGCCGAAATCGGGGGGGCCTTCGGGGGCGAGAAGGAAACCGGCGGGGGCCGCGAATCCGGCTCCGATGCCTGGCGGGCCTACATGCGCCGCCAAACCAACACCATCAACTACAGCACCCAGCTCCCGCTGGCCCAGGGCATCAGGTTTGACGTGTAG
- a CDS encoding glycoside hydrolase family 16 protein, giving the protein MIRFVALLLLLSALPVAAQRSSLTLRGYRVVFEDDFRYPSVADMLAPATRRWSPEHSWGMAHRSATMECGDYSAGSYAFLASNIALAPDPAEAGDQCLALHYGTHTPPLHQVTAEDGTVTRATLYRTGSMLRALYAADTDCPISGFRYGIFEMRAKVPRTEGLQAAFWMWNGPNACSDTMRWRPGQQNEIDILETYRTQAQRTFFSTLQASPFINHQAHQAFTAWQGADPADDFHVYVLAWTPTQLAWFVDGHLTHRVQTATPAAELHLLLSADFLWDCAGNRHCNNEPPCPAPNDPFLIDYVRVYKPTKVGRNGRWPAIFTQPNPLTTPVLPVVPGKAQ; this is encoded by the coding sequence ATGATTCGATTTGTTGCCCTGCTTCTGCTGCTGAGTGCCTTGCCCGTAGCGGCCCAGCGTTCCAGCCTTACCCTGCGAGGTTACCGAGTAGTGTTTGAAGACGACTTCCGCTACCCTTCCGTGGCCGACATGCTGGCTCCCGCTACCCGCCGCTGGAGCCCCGAGCACTCCTGGGGCATGGCCCACCGGTCGGCCACCATGGAGTGCGGCGACTACAGCGCCGGCAGCTACGCCTTTCTGGCCAGCAACATTGCCCTTGCGCCCGACCCCGCCGAGGCCGGCGACCAGTGCCTGGCCCTGCACTACGGCACGCACACGCCCCCGCTGCACCAGGTTACGGCCGAGGATGGCACCGTTACCCGCGCCACGCTGTACCGCACGGGCAGCATGCTCCGGGCCCTGTATGCCGCTGACACCGACTGTCCTATATCGGGCTTTCGGTACGGCATATTCGAGATGCGCGCCAAGGTGCCGCGCACCGAGGGCTTGCAGGCAGCTTTCTGGATGTGGAACGGGCCAAATGCCTGCTCCGACACCATGCGCTGGCGCCCCGGCCAGCAAAACGAAATTGATATTCTTGAAACCTACCGGACGCAGGCGCAGCGCACCTTTTTCTCCACGCTGCAAGCCAGTCCTTTCATCAACCATCAGGCCCACCAGGCGTTTACGGCGTGGCAGGGTGCCGACCCCGCCGACGATTTTCACGTGTACGTGCTGGCCTGGACGCCCACGCAGCTGGCCTGGTTCGTGGACGGCCACCTGACCCACCGCGTGCAAACGGCTACTCCGGCGGCCGAGCTGCACCTGCTGCTGAGCGCCGACTTCCTGTGGGACTGTGCCGGCAACCGCCACTGCAACAACGAGCCGCCCTGCCCCGCCCCCAACGACCCGTTCCTGATTGACTACGTGCGCGTGTACAAGCCCACCAAAGTCGGCCGCAACGGCCGGTGGCCGGCCATCTTCACCCAGCCAAACCCGCTCACTACGCCAGTGCTGCCCGTAGTGCCGGGCAAAGCACAGTAA
- a CDS encoding RNA polymerase sigma factor translates to MEAFAYTDINAPLVERCRLGDRRAQAEIYKRYAKAMFNASLRITGDYAEAEDVLQESFLSAFRELHSYKGDSSFGSWLKRIVINKSINCLRNRRLQLVPLAEQHDGAAADHPADGGFEGEDLTWRADVVRRCVQELPDGYRVVLSLYLLEGYDHAEIAAILQITESTSKSQYSRARKKLLELARQHGL, encoded by the coding sequence ATGGAGGCATTTGCGTATACCGACATCAACGCCCCGCTGGTAGAACGCTGCCGCCTGGGCGACCGGCGCGCCCAGGCTGAAATCTACAAGCGCTACGCCAAGGCCATGTTCAACGCCTCGCTGCGCATCACCGGCGACTATGCCGAGGCCGAGGACGTGTTGCAGGAGTCGTTTCTGAGTGCGTTTCGGGAGCTGCACAGCTACAAGGGCGACTCGTCGTTTGGCTCCTGGCTGAAGCGCATCGTCATCAACAAAAGCATCAACTGCCTGCGCAACCGGCGCCTGCAACTGGTGCCCCTGGCCGAGCAGCACGACGGCGCCGCGGCCGACCACCCCGCCGATGGCGGCTTTGAGGGCGAGGACCTGACCTGGCGGGCCGACGTGGTGCGCCGCTGCGTGCAGGAGCTGCCCGACGGCTACCGCGTAGTGCTCAGCCTCTATCTGCTGGAAGGCTACGACCACGCCGAAATAGCCGCTATTCTGCAAATCACCGAATCAACGTCGAAATCCCAGTATAGCCGGGCCCGCAAAAAACTGCTGGAGCTGGCCCGCCAGCACGGCCTCTGA
- a CDS encoding PPC domain-containing DNA-binding protein → MRFFLLLGLLALLPQASPAQSASAVSSAPPVVSSSLRTYALRLRPGQDLRRELLAFTERQHLRAAAVLTCVGSLTVATLRLANQEGPTVYRGHFEIVSLVGTLSVNGSHLHLSVADSTGRTIGGHLLDGSLVYTTAELVLGELPELDFRREPDATFGYRELAVYPAEPAAKAPSAPKTTAPPRRKK, encoded by the coding sequence ATGCGTTTCTTCCTGCTGCTTGGCTTGCTGGCGCTGCTGCCCCAGGCCAGCCCGGCACAATCTGCTTCTGCCGTGTCGTCTGCCCCGCCCGTTGTCAGCTCCTCACTCCGCACCTACGCCCTGCGGCTCCGGCCCGGCCAGGACCTGCGCCGGGAGCTGCTGGCTTTCACGGAGCGCCAGCACCTGCGGGCCGCCGCCGTGCTGACCTGCGTGGGCAGCCTCACGGTGGCCACCCTGCGCCTGGCCAACCAGGAAGGGCCCACCGTGTACCGGGGCCACTTCGAGATTGTGTCACTAGTGGGTACGCTGTCGGTGAACGGCAGCCACCTGCACCTGTCGGTCGCCGACTCCACGGGCCGCACCATCGGGGGCCACCTGCTCGACGGCAGCCTTGTGTACACCACCGCCGAGCTGGTGCTGGGTGAGCTGCCCGAGCTAGATTTCCGGCGCGAGCCGGACGCCACGTTTGGCTACCGGGAGCTAGCGGTGTACCCGGCGGAGCCGGCTGCCAAGGCCCCATCGGCCCCGAAAACTACTGCCCCGCCCCGCCGGAAAAAATAG